The window TAGGCAATCCCCTCTCTTTCAAGTAGGATTTTAAAGCCGCAATATGGATTTCAGCCCTATGAAACACCCCCGCTGCAAGCACGGCATCGGCATGGGCATATTCCAGGGCCAAGGCAAAATCTTCCATCTTTCCTGCTCCGCCACTGGCAACCACGGGCACAGGCAAGCAATCGGCCAGCATCCTTATGAGCTTGAGATCATAACCTTCTTTTGTGCCATCGGCATCGATACTGTTTATAACGATCTCTCCGGCTCCCAGCTCAACCCCTTTCATCGCCCACTCCCTTACATCCCAAGGGGTTTCTTTCCTGCCCCCATGGCTGTAAACCCTCCAGGAATTTTCTCCGACCCTTTGGGCATCAATGGATAAAACAATACACTGCGAGCCGAACTTCTGGGCTCCCTCTTTAATGAGCAGGGGATTGGCCAAAGCCGCGGTATTCAAACTGACCTTGTCTGCACCCGCCCGCAAAACTTCCCGGATCTCCTCCACGGTTTTTATTCCGCCTCCAGCCGTAAGGGGAATAAAACAACTCCGGGCGACAGACCGCAAGATGCCAAGCAATGCTCCCCTGCCCTCGACGCTTGCGGTGATATCATAAAAAACGAGCTCATCGGCTCCTTCCTCGTTATACCTTAAGGCAAGAAGGGAGGGATCGCCAACGTCGGTCAACTGCCCCAGCTCGGCCTTGCCAAATTTTTTTCCCCTGGTTACCCTTCCCGCATGGACGTCAAGACAGGGAATAATTCTCTTGGCCAGCATAAGTATAAAAAGATGAACGTAAAAAAAGTAGGGGCAAATTGTCTCCTTCCAAAGGGCAAAAATCAACTATTTTTTGCCCAAGAGAATTTGCCTTAAGGCTTCGTAGAGCACGATGGATACACAGTTGGCCAAGTTGAGGCTGCGCACTTTCCCATTAAGGATGGGAATCGAATAAATAAAATGGGGACTGAAAGAAAGAATTCTCTGGGAAAGGCCTTTTGTTTCACGGCCAAAAACAAGCATGTCCCCGGGAGCAAAAGAAGCGGTAAAGTAAGGGGGATAAGTCCCGGTTTCAAAAAAAAGCAACCTTTTGCGGGGATTTGCAGCCGTGAAATGATCCCACCCTTCCCAGAGGAATAACCGGACTTCCTTCCAGTAGTCCAACCCGGCTCTCCGCAAGGCCGCATCTTCCAAAGAAAAACCCAGGGGTTTGACCAGGTGGAGTTCGCTAAATGTGGCCGCACAGATCCTTGCAATATTGCCCGTGTTTTGAGGAATTTGGGGAGCCACAAGAACGACTCCAAGACCCTGGTGTTCCATAGGCCACTCCAATTTCCCCGCGCCTTTTCCTTGTCCATTGGGCGCGGGGATTTGAACTTCTTTACCTCTTCTTTTTAACCTCTTTTTTCTCCATAACCCCTAATCCCTTTTTCAGCACTACCACGATCAAGCCAAAAAAGAGAGCATAAATGCCCATCCAAGGACTTAAGGGAACATGGCCCGGAGTGGACAGCCGTGCAACAAGATATCCAATCCAGAGCATCCCCCAAAAGGGAAGCAGCTCATGTTCTTCCTTCTGGCCGAGTTTTCTTGTCTTGAACAAGAGCAAGCTCGATAAACCGATGAAAAGACCATCGGCCGCCAGCAAAAGGAAATTCCTTTCCACCACCCTTTTGAGTATAAAAAGATGATCTGCACCCGCCCTAGACAAAATTTCATAAAAATAAGCGAGCAGGGCAGGGACAGCAATCCAACAGTAGACAAGGCAAAACAGCCTTGTCAGCGCAACGATACCAACCCAAGTTTTAACTCTTGGATAGCTTACCGTTTCAAACGTGGTTGGATAGTTCATAACACCTCCTTCTATTGATATTAATAATAGTCTTTATATTTAGCACATCTTAATAATGTGTCAAATGAATATATTTAAGATATGCTTATGTAATAAATGAATGCATAAATTATAGGAATTATTTATTTATGAATACTATTAATATTATTAATTATATAATGATCCTTGGAAATCTTTTTCTTTCCCGGGCACGATCGAAAAGCTAAAGCGAAGCCCAAAAGCTCTACTTAGGAGGGTTTACGGAGAGAAAGCTTGGAGAGTTTTAGCCTCTGCCCCTAAAGGCGACCTAAGGGCTTGCTTCCCTTGCAAGGGAAAATCGAACCGAGCTGCCCTGCCAAAACAACCGAATCCTGCTGCGATCGGACGGGAGCGGAACGGGGGATTGCTTGGACAAAAGGTTTTGCCAGCGGCAATGGGCAAATCGTTATTCCAAAAAAAAAAAGAAATTGACGGGTATGCCAATATAACCTAGGCTAGCAATTGCAACGGAAGCTTGCACAACGAAAGGAACTAGCCTCAATGACGACCGAAGGAAGCTGTCCATTTCACCACACCGCCGCAATCGGCGGGCTTAAGACCAACGAGGAGTGGTGGCCCAATCGACTCAATCTCAAGATTTTACGCCAAAACTCACCGCTATCGAACCCGATGGGCGCTGGGTTCAATTACGCCAAGGAATTCTGTAGCCTTGATTTGAGCGCTCTAAAAGAGGATCTGCGCAGGCTCATGACGGATTCCCAGCAATGGTGGCCGGCCGACTTCGGTCATTATGGACCGCTCTTTATCCGCATGGCTTGGCACAGTGCGGGCACCTACCGCGTGCATGACGGGAGGGGTGGGGCGGGAAGCGGACAGCAGCGATTTGCCCCGCTGAACAGTTGGCCCGACAACGTGCTCCTCGATAAGGCGCGACGGCTTCTCTGGCCGATCAAGCAAAAGTATGGGAGGAAGATCTCCTGGGCTGACCTGATCATTCTTGCCGGTAACGTGGCGCTCGAGTCGATGGGCCTCAAGACCTTTGGCTTTGGCGGCGGTCGTGTCGATTCCTGGGAACCCGATGAGTCGGTTTACTGGGGAGTCGAACAAAAGTGGCTTGAAGACAAGCGCTACTCCGGTAAACGCGACCTGGAACAACCCCTGGCCGCCGTCCAGATGGGCCTTATCTACGTCAATCCCGAAGGACCAAACGGCAACCCCGATCCCGTGGCGGCCGCGGTGGATATCCGGGAAACCTTCACCCGCATGGGGATGAACGACGCGGAGACCGTGGCCCTGATCGCCGGCGGCCATACATTCGGCAAGGCGCATGGTGCCGGCCCTGCTTCTTTTGTCGGTCCAGAACCGGAGGCAGCGGGCATTGCCGAGCAGGGACTGGGCTGGCGGAGCAGTTACCGTAGTGGCAAGGGAGCCGATGCGATCGGCAGCGGCTTGGAAGTGATCTGGACCAGGACCCCGACCCGGTGGAACAACGACTACTTTCAGTTCCTCTTCGAGTACGAGTGGGAGCCCACCAAGAGTCCAGCAGGGGCTTGGCAATGGGTAGCCAAGGACGCCCCCGAGATCGTGCCCGATCCGTTCGATCCGGCCAAAAAGCGCAAGCCCACCATGCTGACCACCGATCTCTCGCTTCGTTTTGACCCGGTTTACGAGAAGATCGCCCGGGCTTACTACGAGCAACCGGATCTGTTTGCCGATGCTTTCGCACGAGCTTGGTTTAAGCTCACCCACCGGGACATGGGCCCGCGCAGCCGCTACCTTGGCCCCGAGGTACCCAAAGAAGACCTGCTTTGGCAGGATCCGATTCCCCCGGTCGATCATCCACTGATCGAAACGGATGACATGAATTCGCTCAAGGCCAAGATCCTGGAATCGGGATTAACGGTCAGGGAACTGGTTTTTACCGCCTGGTCATCGGCCTCTACCTTCCGCGGGTCGGACAAGCGGGGTGGGGCCAACGGTGCCCGAATCCGGCTGAGCCCGCAGAAAGATTGGCCGGCAAACGAGCCCACCCAGCTCGCCAGGGTACTTGCGGTGCTCGAGCAGATCCAGAAAGAGTTCAACGCACGATCCCCCAAAAAGGTGTCGATGGCGGACCTGATCGTGCTCGGGGGTTGCGCCGGCGTAGAACAAGCGGCCAGAAACGGGGGACGCTCGGTGGTTGTACCCTTTATCCCGGGTCGTTCCGATGCCTTGGAAGAGCAGACTGACGTGGAGTCGTTCGCCTTCCTTGAACCTTGGGCCGATGGGTTTAGGAATTTCTACAAGAAAGGCTGTAGCGTGCCTCAAGAAGCGCTATTGGTCGACAAGGCACAGCTCTTGACGCTCACCGCACCGGAGATGACGGTGCTTGTTGGGGGCATGCGCGTCCTGGATGCCAACGTGGGAAGGAGCCGGCATGGGGTATTCACGGATCGACCGGGAGCGCTTACCAACGACTTTTTCGTCAACCTGCTCGACATGGACACCGAGTGGAAGCCCGTGGACGAACGCGAGGAACTCTTCGAGGGACGGGACCGGAAAACGGGAACACTCCTGTGGACCGCCACTCGAGTCGACTTGATTTTCGGTTCCAACTCCGAGCTGCGCGCGATCTCCGAGGTCTACGGCGCTGCCGATGCGCAGGATAAGTTCGTGAAAGACTTCATCTCCGCCTGGAACAAGGTAATGAACCTCGACCGCTTCGACCTGGCCCCGGCATGAAGACGATCCCGGCAAGCGCTAGAACTTTACCCTCAGCCGTTCCGCAAGACTTACCCACTGCTGCTCAAACAGGAACAAAGCTGACAGACTTACTCGTCGAGGCCGGATGCGCCCGGCACGTGCAGGTTAGGCCAGAGCCTTCCTCTCCGCAGGCCTGCCTTCCGCCGGAACTGGCCGTAGAGCCGTTCAAGACGGCCAACACGAAGTAAAATGTACAAGAAAGATTGAAAAAGATTAAATAATTAATCAACTGTTCAAGCCCTGCGATGTTGTTTTTTTCTAGCTTTCCTGATCCGGGGGATAATCAACGGCTAATAGATACAGTCCCCAAGGGGGAGCAGCAGCAAAGGCCTCTATTCTTTTTTGATTTTCAAAAATTTTTTTAAGTTCTTGCCGGCTCAACCGTCCTAGTCCCACTTTCACTAACGCCCCGACCATGTTGCGGACCATGCGGTAAAGAAAACCGTCGGCTTTAACGTTAAAGAAAACAAGACTGCCTTGCTCAAGGAAAAAACAATCCAACACCGTCCTTACCGGGTTTTTGACCGGCATTCCGGGGTTACTGACAAAAGCGGCAAAATTATGCTTGCCCAAGAAGAGCCGAGCGGCTTCATTCATCATTTCCACGTCCATGGCCCGGGGTATATGCCAGGCCCTGCCGAGATAAAAAGGATCCATGACCGGGTCGTTCCAGAGAAGATACTGGTAAGTCTTGGAAACCGCATCGAACCGAGCGCTGAACTCCCTGGGGACAATCCGGGCATCCCAAACCCGGACCGTGTCGGGCAAATGATAATTGAGGGCTCGCTTGAGTACTTCGGGTTCTAACTTTCTTGGGGCGGCAAAGGAAGCCACTTGTCCCTTGGCATGGACACCCGCGTCGGTCCGCCCGGCCCCTTCAACGGGAATCGGCTCTTCCCATATTTTGGCAACCGCTTCCTCAAGGGCGCGCTGGACGGTAGGCAGCTCTCCCTGTCTTTGCCAACCATGGAAACCGCTGCCGCAATAAGAAAGAGTAAGCTTGTAGCCCACAACAGCTAAGTTCAATGAGGCCGACCCAGTAGATAAGAAAACCCGATCAATCCTCCCAATTCATTCACTCCAATATTCCTACTGGCCATGTCCGCATTAGACATGTGGTGAAACAAAAGCTCGAAGTTAAACGACCAATGGCTGTCCAACATGTAGCGGCAACCCGCGCCAAGTTGAGGGGTAAACTCTATGGCCTGCCCCACCATCGATTGGGTTTTAACCGTATAGGCATCGGTAAAGACAAACCCCAGTCCTCCCTCGATAAAGGGAATAAAGCGGCTGTCCGGCTGAACGAAGTTGTACCTGATCATAACTTGCGGTCCTACGACGGTGCTTCCAAAGCCCTTAATGATGGCACTGGCATAAAGAGCAACAAGCAACTCTAGATTGCCCCGCAGGATTCCCCCTTTATCCGGGGTCGTCAACATCCACCCCCAGTAAGTCATGGTAGGAATTTCATCAAAAGTATACCTCCCGTTTCCCGAACCCATCGAAAAAAGACCGCCCGCCATGAACATAATTTCGTTGGCCCCTTCCTTAAAAAGGGCGACCTCGGGAATTTCCTCGGTTTTAAGGGATGAAGGGGATTGCTCGGTTTGCGCACTGTAGGCAGACTCCGCTCCAGGATTAGCCCTTGCAAAGGCGGGCCACAGGATCGCCAAGCTCAAAAGAAAACAAAACACAAAACGCATTTTTTTTCTCTTATCAAGATGTTAAACAGCACTTCCCGCTCTTTTTCCCTTCAAGGGAAGAACATCCAAGTAAGACTGCAGTATAACCGCTGCGGCATAGCTGTCGATCTTTTTTTTCTTTTCCCTGCCATTGCAACCGCATTGAGTCAATAACCGGTCTGCCAACTTCGTCGTCAGCCTCTCGTCATGAAATTCCACAGGTATAGGGATCCACTGCTTAAGCTTCAACACGAACTGCCTTACTTTTTCGGCGGCAGGCCCATAGGAACCATCCATGTTCCTTGGCAACCCCACGATAAGAAGGCTCACCTCGTAGTTTACGATGATCTCCTTGAGCTTTCCAATAAACTTCACGTAGGGTTCTGCAGGCAACGGATCGAGAGGAATGGCAATCGAAAAGCTCTCGTCGTTGACCGCAAGCCCAATATGCTTATTACCGTAATCCAAGGACAAAATAGCCATCGCTTCAGTTTCGCTGGTTAGACTTTTTTTGCTCTTAATGAATACTTTTTGCAAGAGAAAAAGCAAAATCTTTGAATCTTTCCACCGTGCTTTTTCCCTCGGCGATCCTCGCCACTTCCCCTACCAAGGCACTACCCACGACAACCCCATCGGCATAAGAAGAAATGGCCCTGGCCTGCTCCGGGGTCGATACCCCAAAACCTACACAAAGGGGGACCCGTTTATAGGGTTCAACGGACTTGACCAGTTCATAGGCCTCTTTTGATATTTCCTTTTGGGGACCGGTAATGCCGTAACGGGAAACACAGTAAAGAAAGCCCCGGCTTCTGCCCGCTATGTACCTTCTCCTTTCCGGGGAAGTTGAAGGAGTAACAAGCAATACCCGGTCAAGCTTTTCCTCTAAAACCTCCACCCCTTCAAGGACTTCCTCGGGGGGGAGATCGACGATCAGCACCCCATCGGCCCCACTTTCAACGGCTTTCTGGGCAAACCGCTCGATCCCGTATCGAAAAATCGGGTTAAGATAAGAAAAAAGGACAACCGGGATAGCGGATCTTTGCCGAATCTGAGAGAGCAAGGAAAAAACCTCTTCCATATTTATTCCCCCCTTCAAAGCCCGGATAGCCGATTGTTGGATTATGGGACCATCGGCCAAGGGATCAGAAAAAGGAATGCCCACTTCCAACAGGTCCGCCCCGCTTTCATCCAAGGCTTCCACAAGATCAAGGAAAAGCTCTGGAGAAGGATCTCCCGCCATCAAAAAAGGAATGAAGGCCTTTTGGGAATTCCGGCTCAACTCTGAAAAAGTTCCTGCAATCCTTCCCTTCGTGATACTGTTCATAGAAGAAAAACTTACCAGCAATCGGGCCAAAAAAAAGAGCATTGTTAAGAAAGCAAGGCCAGCTTTTTTTCCCTTCCCTATACAAACAAGGCTTTTCACCAAGTCCTATTCTCCGGCTGGGGCCAGAAAAAAGGCTCTCTTTAATTTTCAAGGACCAAGGAAGCTGTGCCATGGCCGGGGCAACCGAGGACTTCAATGTCCGGGCAGGTCCCAAGCCAACTTGCCTTTTTTTATTCCTTAAACGGGCTTAAAAATACGGCTTGGGCCAAGCCTTGACCGACCGGGAAAAAGCCGACCCCATTTTACCCCAAAGGAAAATAAGAAGAAAAAAAACAAACAAAATGAAAAAAAAATGTAACCTCCATCTTGCTCCCTCCTCAAAGTTATCTAGAATTATCAAAACATGGATTTAAAAAGATTCGATCGAAAACAGGCTTTGACCCCACCCTTGTGGATTCCCCAGAGAGAAAGGTCGAGCTGTGGAGTGGGATTCGTAGCCGACATCCAGGCCAACAGCAGCCACTCTATTTTAGAAAGCGCCTTGAGTTGCGTCTGTGCCCTTTCCCACAGGGGTGCTATCGATGCGGACATGAAAACGGGCGATGGGGCCGGGATCATGACAAGGATTCCCTACGATATCTTTCGGCCCGAGATCGAAAAGTCAGGGCACCATCTTTTTAAAAACGAAGACCTGGCCATCGGGTTTTGCTTTTTGCCCGCCGAGGATCTCTACGCCCAAGCCCACTGCAAAAAAATCATCGAACAGACGGTCCAGGAACAGGGAATCTTCATCCTGGGTTGGCGCACCGTTCCCGTTCACAGGGATGCCCTCGGGGATAAAGCGCAAAGAACTTGTCCGCAGATCGAACAATTACTTTTGGCCAAGCCCCTCGACCGGCCGCTCGACTCTTTTGGTTTTGAACAACTGCTTTTCCTTTGCCGGAAAAAAATTGAAAATAAAATAGCCCAAGAAAACATCAAGGATTTTTACATCCCCTCCTTTTCCTGTCGAACCATTGTTTACAAGGGACTTTTCGTTTCCCCCCAGCTCCAAAAGTTCTACGCGGACCTAAAAGATCCCCTTTACAAGACCCCTTTTGCGATCTACCACCAAAGATACAGCACCAATACTTTCCCCTCCTGGTTTCTTGCCCAACCCTTTAGGCTCCTCGCCCACAACGGCGAGATCAATACCATCCAGGGCAACCGCAGCTGGACCAGGGCAAAAGAAAGAGCCCTTGAAATGGCCGAGCCCTGGGGAAAAGAAATAGAAAACCTCCTGCCTATCATCGATCCGGCTTCCAGCGACTCGGCAAGCCTAGACAACGTGCTCGAGTTTCTTCACCTTTCCGGCAGGGACATCCTGGAAACCCTCCTCATGATGGTTCCCGCCGCCTGGCAGGCTGAAAAGCATATTTCTGAAGAGCTCAAAAGCTTTTATCTCTACCACGAACTTTTTTCCGAGCCCTGGGACGGTCCCGCCGCCTTGGTATTCAGCGATGGAAGGATCGTCGGGGCTTGCCTTGACCGAAACGGGCTGCGCCCCGCCCGCTACAGGATCACCGCCGATGGCCTCTTTATCCTCGGTTCGGAAGCCGGGATCGGGAAAACCGACGACAGGTCCGTCATAGAAAAGGGAAGATTGGGTCCCGGGGAAATCATCGCGGTAGATATCGAGGCAAAGAAGATCCTCAGGGACAAGGAGATCAAGGCCCAGCTGAGCTTGCGCCATCCCTACAATACTTTTCTAAAGCGCTGCCACAAAAAAATAAGGAAAAAAATCTCCTTTTCCCATGGCTTCAAGGACAACCCCGAGGAGCTCAACCGGCAGCTTTTGTGTTTTGGCTACGATGAAGAAGAGATCCAGTATGTCCTTAAACCGATGGTCCTAAAGGCCGAGGAAGCCATAGGCTCCATGGGTGACGATGCCCCCCTAGCCATTCTTTCAGACAAACCGAAGCTCCTCTACTGGTACTTTAGGCAGCTTTTTGCCCAGGTTACCAACCCCCCCATCGATCCCATTCGTGAAAAACTGGTCATGTCCCTGGAAAGCTGGTGCGGCCGCTTTCCCCCGTGGATTTCCTCGGATCCGATCGACTACGAAGTCCTTCGGCTCAGTTCTCCTGTTCTCTTCGATTCGGACATCGAAGAGTTAAGGTCCAGACCGGAGCCTTCGCTCCAATCCAGGACCATCCGGTGCCTTTTCCCCACTGAAGGCCAAGAAGAAGCCTTCTTGGCTCGGCTATGGGAAATCAAAAAAGAAGCCGAAGAGGCGGCCGACGAAGGGATATCGATTCTCATTTTGTCGGATAAAGGGGTAAGCCCCGAGCTTGCTCCCTTGCCCATGCTTCTTGTCGTTGGGGCGGTACACCACCACTTGATTCGAGTGGGCAAAAGGACAAAACTCTCCTTGATCTGTGAAACGGCCGAGTGCCGGGACGTCCACCATTTCGCCTGCCTGATCGGTTACGGGGCGACCGCCGTCAACCCCTACCTTTGCCTGGAACTTTTTTGTCACCTTCACCAAGGGGGAGATTTTGGGAACTTGACCCAGGAAGAGATGGCCCAAAATTACAAGGCGGCGGTAGAAAAAGGACTGCTCAAGATCTTGTCGAAAATGGGAATCTCGACCCTTTCGAGTTACCACGGCAGCCAACTTTTCGAAGCTCTCGGCATCGGGGAAGAAGTGGTAAGGGACTGTTTTGAAAACACCCCCACGCGCATTGGCGGGTTAAACTACAGGCAGATCGCCAAGGAAACCCTCCAAAGGCACCAACTGGGCTTTGGCGGCAACCTCCAGAAGCTCGTGGACATGGGCTATTACCGTTACAAAAGAGAAGGGGAAAGGCATGCCCTGACCCCTCCTGCCATCAACTCCCTTCACCTTTTCGTCGGTTTAAAGGGGAAAACCAAGGGTGGACAAATCGACGATTACAGGAAGTTTGCCGAGGCGATCAACCGCCATGGCCCCTTGTCCATCCGTGACTGCTTGACCTTTCGCCCGCAAACCCCCATTCCCCTTGAAGAGGTGGAGCAAGTCGAAGAAATAAGGAAAAGGTTTACCACAGCGGCCATGTCTTATGGGGCTTTATCTCCCGAAGCCCACGAAACGCTTTCCATTGCCATGAACAGGATCGGGGGCAAGTCGAACACGGGAGAAGGAGGAGAAGATCCGGAAAGGTATAGCCCGATGCTCAACGGCGATTCCAAGAATAGCCTTATCAAGCAGGTGGCTTCCGGCCGCTTCGGGGTTACCGCCGAGTATCTTTCCAACGCCGCCGAGATCGAGATCAAGATGGCCCAAGGTTCCAAGCCGGGTGAAGGTGGACAAATTCCCGGCTTTAAAGTCGATGCGGTCATCGCCCGCCTCAGGAGGAGCACCCCGGGCTTCCCCCTCATTTCTCCCCCGCCCCACCACGACATTTACAGTATCGAAGACCTCTCCCAGCTCATTTATGACCTTAAGCAGGCTAACCCCAGGGCCAAGATTTGCGTCAAGCTCGTCTCGGAAGCCGGCGTAGGGACGATCGCCGCGGGTGTAGCCAAGGCTCATGCCGACATCATTCTCATCAGCGGTTGTGAAGGCGGAACGGGGGCTTCTCCCATTTCTTCCATCAAGTATGCGGGAACTCCCTGGGAGCTCGGAGTAGCCGAAACCCAGCAAGTGCTCATGCTCAACGGGCTGAGAAGCAGGGTAACGCTCAGGACCGACGGGGGGTTGCGCACCGGCCGGGACATCGTGATAGCGGCAATCCTGGGGGCCGAGGAATACAATTTCGGCACCATGGCCCTCATCGCCATGGGCTGTGTCTACGTTCGCCACTGCCACCTGAACACCTGCCCGACGGGGATCGCCACCCAGGATCCGAAACTAAGGAGTCGGTTCAAGGGTACTCCTGAAGCCGTCATCGCTTATCTGAACGCGGTTGCCCAAGAAGTCAGGGAAATCTTGGCTAGCCTTGGGGCCCGTTCTTTAAACGAGATCATCGGCAGGACCGAACTGCTCGAACAAAGAACTTTCCCCCACCATCCCAAGGCCAATCTTTTAGACCTGCGTTCCCTTTTTTGGAAACCCGAGGGAATGGAAACCGAGCCCCGTTACCACACCTGGGAAAGGAACGATTTCCAGGGGGACCGACCCCTTGATGAAATCATCCTCCAGCAAGCCAAGTCCGCCATTCGAACCCGCAAACCGGTTTCCATCCACCACAAGGTTAAAAATACCAATAGGAGTATCGGCACCCAGCTTTCGGGGACCATTGCTTATCTCTACGGGGACAACGGGCTTCCCGAAGGGACGATCAGCCTTCAACTTTCGGGTTGTGCCGGTCAAAGCCTCGGAGCTTTCCTGGTCAACGGGGTAAACATCTGCCTTGAAGGAGAAGCCAACGATTACGTGGGCAAAGGGATGTGCGGGGGAGAAATCGTCCTTAAAGCCCCTCCCGATGTTCCCTATAAACCCGAGGAAAACGTGATTTGCGGCAACACCGTCCTTTATGGAGCCACCGGCGGTAGGTTTTACGGTTGTGGAAAAGCCGGGGAGAGGTTTGCCGTGAGGAACAGCGGGGCGGTCGCCGTCATCGAGGGAATCGGCGATCACGGCTGCGAATACATGACGAGGGGCAAAGTGGTCGTGCTGGGTAAAACCGGAAAAAATTTTGCCGCGGGAATGTCGGGAGGTATCGCCTACGTGTACGACGAGGAAGGGAATTTTCCGGACTGTTGCAACATGCAGATGGTGAGGTTGGAAAGATTCTCGGAAAGCGACGAAGACAAGGATTTACAACAGATCCTTTATTACCACCTGGAAAAAACGGGCAGCAGCACGGCAAAGAAGATCCTCGAGAATTGGAAAGAAAGAAAACAGTTCTTTTGGAAAGTCATTCCCTTGGAACCTCCCAAGCCCAAGCCCAAGGAAACTCTGGGCAAGGAACGTTTCCAGGAAGTCAAAGCCTAAAAGGTTGTTCTGGGCCTTGCAGATCCAACCTTAAGCCCTCAAGACAAATCGATCCCTACTGGGGATTTTGCGGGGAAGAAGATTCAGCCTTGGCCGGTTCTTTTTTCTCTTCTTGGGAAGGGCTAGCCAAGGGTTCCTTTGGAGGAGGCCTGTAGCCCTTGGGGGGGATGATCAATTCTTGGCCGGGCTTTAAACGGTCGTCTTTTAACTCGTTTATGGCCATTAAGGCTTCCACCGTTACCTTGTATTTCCTGGAAATTTTCCAGAGGCTATCCCCTTTCTTGACGATGTACTTGAGTTCCGTAGGCTTCTTGGCCGGGGAGCTATCCGCGGACTTTGGCTGGGAAGAAGCGCTGTCTTCTCCATGAAGCCGAGGAACAAAAAGAGGGGAAGAAAACACCAAGATCAGTATAAAGGCGATGAAGGGCATGCTTTCATCATAGCTTCCCCAGGTTATTTTAAAAGCAGAAAAAAAGATTTTTTTCCTTGTTTTTCTTTTTCTTCTTTTTCTTTTTCTGCTTCTCTTGCATGACCCGGGTCCAAGGGCCGTCAAGAAAGCTATCCCTTCCCCTTGTTCCAAGACCCCGCAAGCCTCCTCTCCTTCTCCCTGCACCGCAAGGTAAAACTGGAACGGCACTTATCTCCAAGGCATTGACTCAAGCTCAACAACTCATCCCCGCTGACCAAGTTACCGAAGCTAAAATGATTTTTTTCCATTTTTCTATTTTTGATGAAAATTCATTTTTATGGAAGAAAAAGGAAAAGGGCACGGCTCCCTTGAGAGGGTAAAGGATGCCCAGGTCAAAGCCCCATGCAAGGCCGAAAAGGAATCCAACATGAAACCCACAAACTTGCAATTAAATCTTCTTTGGCGAGAGCAACTATTATCTTAAGCTTATTCATGGCTCAATCACCAAGACGCGCCAAGAGCCATAATGGAATCCAGGGGGCAAAAATAATCCCCCGCAGCCGATCTCTCCTCTTGAAAACCTGGAAAATTTATGCTTGAATAGTTCAAGTGATCCATGAAGTATCCGGGTAGCGAAAGTGAGCAAAGAAAAAATCATTGAGGCGGCCGAAGAGCTCCTCGCCGCAGGCAAGGAAGTGACGCTTGAAGCCGTTTGGCAAAAAACCGGCGGAAGTTAC is drawn from Methylacidiphilum infernorum V4 and contains these coding sequences:
- the hisF gene encoding imidazole glycerol phosphate synthase subunit HisF is translated as MLAKRIIPCLDVHAGRVTRGKKFGKAELGQLTDVGDPSLLALRYNEEGADELVFYDITASVEGRGALLGILRSVARSCFIPLTAGGGIKTVEEIREVLRAGADKVSLNTAALANPLLIKEGAQKFGSQCIVLSIDAQRVGENSWRVYSHGGRKETPWDVREWAMKGVELGAGEIVINSIDADGTKEGYDLKLIRMLADCLPVPVVASGGAGKMEDFALALEYAHADAVLAAGVFHRAEIHIAALKSYLKERGLPIRT
- a CDS encoding tRNA (cytidine(34)-2'-O)-methyltransferase; this encodes MEHQGLGVVLVAPQIPQNTGNIARICAATFSELHLVKPLGFSLEDAALRRAGLDYWKEVRLFLWEGWDHFTAANPRKRLLFFETGTYPPYFTASFAPGDMLVFGRETKGLSQRILSFSPHFIYSIPILNGKVRSLNLANCVSIVLYEALRQILLGKK
- the katG gene encoding catalase/peroxidase HPI → MTTEGSCPFHHTAAIGGLKTNEEWWPNRLNLKILRQNSPLSNPMGAGFNYAKEFCSLDLSALKEDLRRLMTDSQQWWPADFGHYGPLFIRMAWHSAGTYRVHDGRGGAGSGQQRFAPLNSWPDNVLLDKARRLLWPIKQKYGRKISWADLIILAGNVALESMGLKTFGFGGGRVDSWEPDESVYWGVEQKWLEDKRYSGKRDLEQPLAAVQMGLIYVNPEGPNGNPDPVAAAVDIRETFTRMGMNDAETVALIAGGHTFGKAHGAGPASFVGPEPEAAGIAEQGLGWRSSYRSGKGADAIGSGLEVIWTRTPTRWNNDYFQFLFEYEWEPTKSPAGAWQWVAKDAPEIVPDPFDPAKKRKPTMLTTDLSLRFDPVYEKIARAYYEQPDLFADAFARAWFKLTHRDMGPRSRYLGPEVPKEDLLWQDPIPPVDHPLIETDDMNSLKAKILESGLTVRELVFTAWSSASTFRGSDKRGGANGARIRLSPQKDWPANEPTQLARVLAVLEQIQKEFNARSPKKVSMADLIVLGGCAGVEQAARNGGRSVVVPFIPGRSDALEEQTDVESFAFLEPWADGFRNFYKKGCSVPQEALLVDKAQLLTLTAPEMTVLVGGMRVLDANVGRSRHGVFTDRPGALTNDFFVNLLDMDTEWKPVDEREELFEGRDRKTGTLLWTATRVDLIFGSNSELRAISEVYGAADAQDKFVKDFISAWNKVMNLDRFDLAPA
- the truA gene encoding tRNA pseudouridine(38-40) synthase TruA, which gives rise to MNLAVVGYKLTLSYCGSGFHGWQRQGELPTVQRALEEAVAKIWEEPIPVEGAGRTDAGVHAKGQVASFAAPRKLEPEVLKRALNYHLPDTVRVWDARIVPREFSARFDAVSKTYQYLLWNDPVMDPFYLGRAWHIPRAMDVEMMNEAARLFLGKHNFAAFVSNPGMPVKNPVRTVLDCFFLEQGSLVFFNVKADGFLYRMVRNMVGALVKVGLGRLSRQELKKIFENQKRIEAFAAAPPWGLYLLAVDYPPDQES
- a CDS encoding acyloxyacyl hydrolase; the encoded protein is MRFVFCFLLSLAILWPAFARANPGAESAYSAQTEQSPSSLKTEEIPEVALFKEGANEIMFMAGGLFSMGSGNGRYTFDEIPTMTYWGWMLTTPDKGGILRGNLELLVALYASAIIKGFGSTVVGPQVMIRYNFVQPDSRFIPFIEGGLGFVFTDAYTVKTQSMVGQAIEFTPQLGAGCRYMLDSHWSFNFELLFHHMSNADMASRNIGVNELGGLIGFSYLLGRPH
- the ruvX gene encoding Holliday junction resolvase RuvX; this translates as MAILSLDYGNKHIGLAVNDESFSIAIPLDPLPAEPYVKFIGKLKEIIVNYEVSLLIVGLPRNMDGSYGPAAEKVRQFVLKLKQWIPIPVEFHDERLTTKLADRLLTQCGCNGREKKKKIDSYAAAVILQSYLDVLPLKGKRAGSAV
- the trpA gene encoding tryptophan synthase subunit alpha → MNSITKGRIAGTFSELSRNSQKAFIPFLMAGDPSPELFLDLVEALDESGADLLEVGIPFSDPLADGPIIQQSAIRALKGGINMEEVFSLLSQIRQRSAIPVVLFSYLNPIFRYGIERFAQKAVESGADGVLIVDLPPEEVLEGVEVLEEKLDRVLLVTPSTSPERRRYIAGRSRGFLYCVSRYGITGPQKEISKEAYELVKSVEPYKRVPLCVGFGVSTPEQARAISSYADGVVVGSALVGEVARIAEGKSTVERFKDFAFSLAKSIH